One segment of Massilia sp. Se16.2.3 DNA contains the following:
- a CDS encoding DUF4861 family protein, giving the protein MSTMNLRCTLAGLAALAALAPALAAERLVVTVSHDLALARPSETITIPWLEVNRALPGALIQRLVVKDAKGRVLPHQVTNVAPLAKDPKNVGAAYGELIFQHDFAAGEKSASFTIEKTETLAPVFPAKAFARYVPERLDDFAWENDRIGHRTYGPALAAPAPEGSGKEVLVTSGLDLWFKRVDYPIVDRWYNKGHDHYHKDEGEGMDQYNVGKSRGCGGTGVWNGSALFTSTNYKTWKVLANGPVRAVFELSYDAWDAGGIQVTETKRFTVDAGHQLDQIESTFTFSGPQQITVAVGLNRTPSDKKQDPKIAVVKSESDPSLLQWVQQASNGAMGTAVVLPGATGFAEDALNHLVLAKVESGKPLRYLAGAAWDRAGRVTSQEAWTKYVAEAAARAKSPVKVSLAPR; this is encoded by the coding sequence ATGTCCACCATGAATCTGCGTTGTACCCTCGCCGGCCTGGCCGCCCTGGCGGCGTTGGCACCCGCCCTGGCCGCCGAGCGCCTGGTCGTCACGGTCAGCCACGACCTCGCGCTGGCCCGCCCATCCGAGACCATCACCATCCCCTGGCTTGAAGTCAATCGCGCCCTGCCCGGCGCCCTGATCCAGCGCCTGGTGGTCAAGGATGCGAAGGGGCGCGTGCTGCCGCACCAGGTGACGAACGTGGCGCCGCTGGCGAAGGACCCGAAGAACGTCGGCGCCGCCTACGGCGAACTGATTTTCCAGCACGACTTCGCGGCTGGCGAAAAGTCGGCCAGCTTCACGATCGAAAAAACCGAGACCCTGGCGCCGGTCTTCCCCGCGAAAGCCTTCGCCCGCTACGTGCCGGAGCGCCTGGACGACTTCGCGTGGGAGAACGACCGCATCGGCCACCGCACCTATGGCCCGGCGCTCGCGGCCCCGGCGCCTGAGGGCAGCGGCAAGGAAGTGCTGGTGACGAGTGGCCTCGACCTGTGGTTCAAGCGCGTCGACTACCCCATCGTCGACCGCTGGTACAACAAGGGCCACGACCACTATCACAAGGACGAGGGCGAAGGGATGGACCAGTACAACGTCGGCAAGTCGCGCGGCTGCGGCGGCACCGGCGTCTGGAACGGCAGCGCGCTCTTCACCAGCACCAACTACAAGACCTGGAAGGTGCTGGCCAACGGCCCGGTGCGTGCCGTGTTTGAACTCAGCTACGATGCCTGGGACGCCGGCGGCATCCAGGTGACCGAGACCAAGCGCTTTACCGTCGACGCCGGCCACCAGCTCGACCAGATCGAGAGCACTTTCACCTTCAGCGGCCCGCAGCAGATCACGGTGGCCGTCGGCCTGAACAGGACGCCCTCGGACAAGAAGCAGGATCCGAAGATCGCGGTCGTCAAGAGCGAGTCGGATCCGTCGCTGCTGCAGTGGGTGCAGCAGGCCAGCAATGGCGCCATGGGGACGGCCGTCGTGCTGCCCGGCGCGACCGGTTTCGCCGAGGACGCGCTCAATCACCTGGTCCTGGCGAAGGTGGAATCGGGCAAGCCCTTGCGCTACCTGGCGGGGGCTGCGTGGGACCGCGCCGGGCGCGTCACCTCGCAGGAGGCCTGGACGAAGTATGTGGCCGAGGCGGCGGCGCGGGCGAAGAGTCCGGTCAAGGTGAGCCTGGCGCCACGCTGA
- a CDS encoding alpha/beta hydrolase — MNLRLTASAAMAIAALSLPAAAEPAAPADSYTAETTYARLVGRYPFITVASREAPATVEVLRDLTYVRHGERALQLDLYLPAKRGTVRLPAIVLVHGGGWRTGVRTNFAPMAIRMAERGYAAATVSYRLSGEAPYPAAIVDVKAALRWVRTNAAQYGIDPGRIAVGGGSAGGQIASLVGVTDGIARFDAAAPGAVSSAAQAIVNIDGLSDFTSEAARKYEDDPARKPSAAGAWFGGRYAEKSSAVARSLADVLREPADAADPVHRQWSAAFLGGTRRDDRQDDRRGRAQPRGRAARDAAQLLAVRPLAGADGGGDGALPG, encoded by the coding sequence ATGAACTTGCGCCTGACCGCGAGCGCCGCCATGGCCATCGCAGCCCTGAGCCTGCCGGCGGCGGCAGAACCGGCGGCGCCGGCCGACAGCTACACCGCTGAAACCACGTACGCCAGGCTGGTGGGGCGCTACCCCTTCATCACCGTCGCCAGCCGCGAGGCGCCGGCAACAGTCGAGGTGCTGCGCGACCTCACCTATGTACGCCATGGCGAGCGCGCGCTGCAGCTCGACCTGTATCTCCCGGCGAAGCGCGGCACTGTGCGCCTGCCTGCGATTGTGCTGGTGCACGGCGGCGGCTGGCGCACGGGCGTACGCACGAACTTCGCGCCGATGGCGATCCGCATGGCCGAACGCGGCTATGCGGCGGCCACGGTCAGCTACCGGCTCTCGGGCGAAGCCCCGTACCCGGCCGCCATCGTCGACGTGAAGGCGGCGCTGCGCTGGGTGCGCACCAACGCGGCGCAATACGGCATCGATCCGGGGCGCATCGCCGTGGGCGGCGGCTCGGCAGGCGGACAGATTGCCAGCCTGGTGGGCGTTACCGACGGCATCGCGCGTTTTGATGCGGCGGCGCCTGGCGCGGTCTCGAGTGCGGCGCAGGCGATCGTGAATATCGACGGGCTGTCCGACTTTACTTCGGAGGCGGCGCGCAAGTACGAGGACGACCCGGCCAGGAAGCCGTCGGCGGCGGGCGCCTGGTTTGGCGGACGCTATGCGGAAAAAAGCAGCGCTGTGGCGCGAAGCCTCGCCGACGTTCTACGTGAACCGGCAGACGCCGCCGATCCTGTTCATCGGCAGTGGTCAGCCGCGTTTCTCGGTGGGACGCGACGAGATGATCGCCAGGATGACCGCCGCGGGCGTGCCCAGCCGCGTGGTCGTGCTGCCCGAGACGCCGCACAGCTTCTGGCTGTTCGACCCCTGGCTGGCGCCGACGGTGGAGGCGACGGTGCGCTTCCTGGATGA
- a CDS encoding NAD(P)-dependent oxidoreductase: protein MTHTPPSKPFKRILLTGAAGGLGRVLRERIQPWADVVRLSDLAPMGEAGPNEEIVQCDLADKAAVLSLMEGVDAVLHFGGISTEAPFEDIMQANILGVANLYEAIQKHGVKRVIFASSNHAVGYYKTTDMLDASMPARADSMYGISKCFGETMSRYYYDRFGVETVCIRIGSSFPEPVNKRMMSTWFSYDDLLEMLRCSLFAPRVGHTIVFGMSDNRSVWWDNRFARHLGYKAKDSSDLFAHKFADTSEFPEKDDVTTIYQGGKFLLDGPMYR from the coding sequence ATGACGCACACTCCACCCTCCAAACCATTCAAGCGCATCCTGCTCACGGGCGCCGCGGGCGGCCTCGGTCGCGTGCTGCGCGAACGCATCCAGCCCTGGGCAGACGTCGTGCGCCTGTCCGACCTGGCCCCGATGGGCGAGGCAGGCCCGAACGAGGAAATCGTGCAGTGCGACCTGGCCGACAAGGCGGCTGTATTGTCGCTGATGGAAGGCGTCGATGCGGTGCTGCACTTCGGCGGCATCTCCACCGAGGCGCCGTTCGAGGACATCATGCAGGCCAATATCCTCGGCGTGGCCAACCTGTATGAAGCCATCCAGAAGCACGGCGTGAAGCGCGTGATCTTCGCCAGCTCGAACCACGCGGTCGGCTACTACAAGACCACCGACATGCTCGACGCCAGCATGCCCGCGCGCGCCGACAGCATGTACGGCATCAGCAAGTGCTTCGGCGAGACCATGTCGCGCTACTACTACGACCGCTTCGGCGTCGAGACGGTGTGCATCCGCATCGGTTCGAGCTTCCCGGAGCCGGTCAACAAGCGCATGATGAGCACCTGGTTCAGCTATGACGACCTGCTTGAAATGCTGCGCTGCTCGCTGTTCGCTCCGCGGGTCGGCCACACCATCGTCTTCGGCATGTCGGACAACCGCAGCGTCTGGTGGGACAACCGCTTCGCGCGCCACCTCGGCTACAAGGCCAAGGACAGCTCGGACCTGTTCGCACACAAGTTCGCCGATACCTCGGAGTTCCCCGAGAAGGACGACGTGACGACGATCTACCAGGGCGGCAAGTTCCTGCTCGACGGGCCGATGTACCGCTGA
- a CDS encoding tetratricopeptide repeat protein translates to MRPSRIVLSALFYAVLSVLPAQAKDACYSRYDKEADPAADATFDKGTSAFSQGDHAAAVAAWASLAETGDCRAQYNVGTAYLAGSGRPKDISVALAWFRKAAEQGNAKAQYNLAEGYRAGEGIEKDLGQAIAWHLKAADQGMTRSHAMLGLIYDKSPDVPRDIEKAVRFYRQAAAQGEAGSCLNLGVMHALGEGVERDKVLAHFFVGIAAAAHFPAAEVTLPKIRAKMSVQQIEEAEGLARNWTPATALPDRSRTGRF, encoded by the coding sequence ATGCGCCCTTCCCGGATCGTGCTTTCGGCCCTGTTTTACGCAGTCCTGTCCGTGCTGCCCGCACAGGCGAAGGACGCCTGCTACAGCCGCTACGACAAAGAGGCGGATCCGGCCGCGGACGCCACGTTCGACAAGGGAACGTCCGCATTCAGTCAGGGCGACCACGCGGCGGCCGTGGCAGCGTGGGCAAGCCTTGCCGAGACCGGCGACTGCCGCGCCCAGTACAACGTCGGCACCGCCTATCTCGCCGGAAGCGGCCGGCCAAAGGACATTTCTGTGGCACTGGCCTGGTTCCGCAAGGCCGCCGAGCAGGGCAACGCAAAAGCGCAGTACAACCTGGCGGAGGGGTACCGTGCCGGCGAAGGCATCGAGAAGGACCTGGGCCAGGCCATTGCCTGGCACCTGAAAGCTGCCGACCAGGGCATGACCAGGTCCCACGCCATGCTGGGCCTGATTTACGACAAGTCACCGGACGTTCCGCGCGATATCGAGAAAGCGGTGCGGTTCTATCGCCAGGCGGCCGCCCAGGGCGAAGCCGGTTCCTGCCTGAACCTCGGTGTCATGCATGCGCTCGGCGAAGGCGTCGAGCGCGACAAGGTCCTTGCCCACTTCTTCGTCGGGATCGCGGCAGCGGCGCATTTCCCGGCGGCCGAGGTCACGCTGCCGAAAATCCGCGCCAAGATGAGTGTGCAGCAGATCGAGGAAGCCGAAGGGCTGGCCAGGAACTGGACACCGGCGACTGCGCTGCCCGACAGATCGAGGACAGGACGGTTCTGA
- a CDS encoding energy transducer TonB — protein MRTHRIAATCSALAIAVACNGCAAPQGPRASPAIAGKSGEQVLPSYVASVTHAIRSNTLYGGSIPSEGNPSVTYRLELLPDGTVTAVTLQEPSGQPAFDEAVRRGILRASPLPRRANGVSELRMIIRFHMKS, from the coding sequence ATGCGTACCCACCGAATCGCCGCAACATGCTCCGCGCTGGCTATCGCCGTTGCCTGCAATGGATGCGCTGCTCCGCAAGGGCCCCGGGCCAGCCCGGCCATAGCGGGGAAGTCGGGCGAGCAGGTCCTTCCCAGTTATGTCGCCAGCGTCACCCACGCCATCCGAAGCAATACGCTCTATGGCGGTTCGATTCCTTCGGAGGGCAATCCGTCGGTCACGTATCGGCTTGAATTGCTCCCGGATGGGACAGTGACGGCCGTCACGCTTCAGGAGCCAAGCGGTCAACCCGCTTTCGACGAGGCCGTTCGGAGAGGGATCCTTCGGGCCTCGCCGCTGCCCAGACGCGCGAACGGCGTTTCGGAATTACGGATGATTATCCGCTTCCATATGAAGAGTTGA
- a CDS encoding SMP-30/gluconolactonase/LRE family protein: MSVAIERIGEGRALVGECPVWSALDGCWYWVDIVARTVWRLGSEGQLASWTADEMVACIAPSRDGTLVAGMETGLFRLALGEAGKAGGERLAVPASLGEGMRFNDGRCDRQGRFWSGTMFMDMAAERAVGQLYRYSNEDGLSEPVVSGLLTQNGLAFSPDGRTMYLSDSHPQSQQVWAFDYDLDAGLPSNRRPFVDMRTHPGRPDGAAIDADGCYWTCGNDAGVILRFTPDGKLDRTIAVPMAKPSMCSFGGTNLDTLLVTSISAGQDPADPWAGATIMLRPGVQGVAETPFGG, translated from the coding sequence ATGAGCGTCGCGATCGAACGGATAGGCGAGGGACGGGCGCTGGTCGGCGAGTGCCCCGTGTGGAGTGCGCTGGACGGCTGCTGGTACTGGGTCGACATCGTCGCCAGAACCGTCTGGCGGCTCGGTAGCGAGGGCCAGCTTGCCAGCTGGACGGCCGACGAGATGGTGGCCTGCATTGCGCCGTCCCGCGACGGCACTCTGGTGGCGGGCATGGAGACGGGCCTGTTCCGCCTGGCGCTCGGCGAGGCCGGCAAGGCGGGCGGCGAACGCCTGGCCGTGCCTGCATCGCTGGGTGAGGGCATGCGCTTCAACGATGGCCGCTGCGACCGCCAGGGCCGCTTCTGGAGCGGCACCATGTTCATGGACATGGCGGCCGAGCGCGCGGTCGGCCAGCTGTATCGCTATTCGAACGAGGACGGGCTGTCGGAACCGGTCGTATCCGGCCTGCTGACCCAGAACGGCCTGGCCTTTTCGCCGGACGGGCGCACCATGTACCTGTCGGACTCGCACCCGCAAAGCCAGCAGGTATGGGCCTTCGACTACGACCTCGATGCGGGGCTGCCGTCGAACCGCCGGCCTTTCGTGGACATGCGCACGCATCCCGGCCGCCCTGACGGCGCCGCGATCGACGCCGACGGCTGTTACTGGACCTGCGGGAACGACGCCGGCGTCATCCTGCGCTTCACGCCGGACGGCAAGCTGGATCGAACGATTGCCGTGCCGATGGCCAAGCCGTCGATGTGCAGCTTCGGCGGGACGAACCTGGACACCCTGCTGGTCACCTCGATCAGCGCCGGCCAGGATCCTGCCGACCCCTGGGCCGGCGCGACCATCATGCTGCGCCCCGGCGTGCAGGGCGTGGCCGAGACGCCGTTCGGCGGCTAG
- a CDS encoding aldose 1-epimerase: MQPPAALQVVTLRSKRLQAEVLPGAAGGLGRLDWLGAGGAEPVLRPYVHVEGAPPPTTSQLACFPLVPWSNRIDPSGFVFEDRKVALEANRPGEPCPIHGDGWQHPWRVEAHCGSSVSLHLDRRDGTPFSYAARLRYLLTDSALQVTLETTNTGTAALPFGLGLHPWLPRRSGVTLQAGARGTWNRGPLGLPADGIDLPAAWDFAQARALPGESVDHVFRGWDGRAIVAWPDSRLALEIVADMDYFILYTPVGRDVFCFEPVDHAINAHNLPGGPAHNGLTILAPGLTLRRRVAFRVHDQSGETR, translated from the coding sequence ATGCAGCCGCCAGCCGCACTGCAGGTCGTCACGCTGCGCAGCAAGCGGCTGCAGGCCGAAGTGCTGCCTGGCGCCGCGGGTGGCCTCGGCCGCCTCGACTGGCTGGGCGCCGGCGGCGCGGAACCGGTGCTGCGTCCTTATGTGCACGTGGAGGGCGCACCGCCGCCGACGACCTCGCAGCTGGCCTGCTTCCCGCTCGTGCCCTGGTCGAACCGCATCGACCCGAGCGGTTTCGTGTTCGAGGATAGAAAGGTCGCGCTGGAAGCGAACCGTCCCGGCGAACCCTGTCCCATCCATGGGGACGGCTGGCAGCATCCCTGGCGGGTGGAGGCGCACTGCGGCAGCAGCGTCAGCTTGCACCTCGACCGACGCGACGGGACACCATTTTCCTATGCGGCGCGGCTGCGCTACCTGCTGACCGACAGCGCGCTGCAGGTCACGCTGGAAACGACCAACACCGGCACGGCCGCGCTGCCCTTCGGGCTCGGCCTGCATCCCTGGCTGCCGCGCCGTTCCGGCGTCACGCTGCAGGCAGGGGCGCGCGGCACCTGGAATCGCGGGCCGCTCGGCTTGCCCGCGGATGGCATCGACCTGCCCGCGGCCTGGGATTTCGCGCAGGCGCGCGCGCTGCCCGGCGAGTCCGTGGACCACGTGTTCCGCGGCTGGGACGGGCGCGCCATCGTCGCCTGGCCGGACAGCCGGCTGGCGCTGGAGATCGTGGCCGACATGGATTACTTCATCCTCTACACGCCGGTCGGCAGGGACGTCTTCTGCTTCGAGCCGGTGGACCATGCGATCAACGCCCACAACCTGCCGGGCGGCCCGGCGCATAACGGCCTGACGATACTGGCGCCCGGACTTACACTGCGCCGGCGCGTGGCCTTCCGCGTCCACGACCAATCCGGAGAAACCCGATGA
- a CDS encoding pectinesterase family protein, which yields MTPITVEGDTVLVRPHAGTLAYGTAYYVMAEGGAFLDAAIGGQPFAGIGKGGWHFRTADAPPAGAVLRVDDDGAADFRTVQGAVNHAMRAFPKAAPVTVDVHNGRYDELLFILGKDNVTIRGESRDGVVIEALNNDGINPGSGASQGAASPSFTGGRPLLSVEEADLLTLENLTLRNTTRRGDTRSGQAETVYFNTDSGRLVAKNASFYSEQDTIQVKGYAWFHRTLVEGNVDFIWGANRAALFEASELRTVGDSGNPQSGGYLVQARTVTATDPGFVFLDSVLTHGPGPKGNGVPSGATYLARSPGTASTWDNVAFVNCRMGEHIAPVGWAGAGVNREPAPHPAMANAAQGWREYGSTDLAGKPLDLSKRVGGYLMTAEEVEARFGSRASIFAGFGGGQGWDPAP from the coding sequence ATGACCCCGATCACGGTCGAGGGCGACACGGTGCTGGTCCGCCCGCACGCGGGCACGCTCGCCTATGGCACCGCCTATTACGTCATGGCCGAGGGCGGCGCCTTCCTCGACGCGGCGATTGGCGGCCAGCCTTTCGCCGGCATCGGCAAAGGCGGCTGGCACTTCCGCACCGCCGACGCGCCGCCTGCCGGCGCGGTCCTGCGCGTGGACGACGACGGCGCCGCGGACTTTCGCACCGTGCAGGGCGCGGTGAACCACGCCATGCGCGCCTTCCCGAAGGCGGCGCCGGTCACGGTCGACGTGCACAATGGCCGCTACGACGAACTGCTCTTCATCCTCGGCAAGGACAACGTGACGATCCGGGGCGAAAGCCGCGACGGCGTCGTCATCGAGGCCCTGAACAACGACGGCATCAACCCCGGTTCGGGCGCCAGCCAGGGCGCCGCTTCGCCATCGTTCACCGGCGGGCGCCCGCTGCTGTCCGTCGAGGAAGCGGACCTGCTGACCCTGGAAAACCTCACCCTTCGCAATACCACCCGGCGCGGGGACACGCGTTCGGGCCAGGCCGAGACGGTCTACTTCAATACCGACAGCGGCCGCCTGGTGGCGAAAAATGCCAGCTTCTACAGCGAGCAGGACACGATCCAGGTGAAGGGCTATGCCTGGTTCCATCGCACCCTCGTCGAGGGCAATGTCGACTTCATCTGGGGCGCGAACCGCGCGGCCCTGTTCGAGGCGAGCGAACTGCGTACGGTCGGCGACAGCGGCAACCCGCAATCGGGCGGCTACCTGGTACAGGCGCGCACGGTGACGGCAACCGACCCCGGCTTCGTGTTCCTGGACAGCGTGCTCACGCATGGGCCTGGTCCGAAGGGCAATGGCGTCCCAAGCGGCGCCACCTACCTGGCGCGCAGCCCGGGCACGGCATCGACCTGGGACAACGTGGCGTTCGTCAATTGCCGGATGGGAGAGCACATCGCGCCCGTCGGCTGGGCCGGCGCGGGCGTGAACCGCGAGCCGGCGCCGCATCCTGCGATGGCAAATGCAGCGCAGGGCTGGCGTGAGTATGGTTCGACCGATTTGGCGGGCAAGCCGCTGGACCTGTCGAAGCGCGTGGGCGGCTACCTCATGACGGCCGAGGAAGTGGAGGCGCGCTTTGGCAGCCGGGCGAGCATCTTCGCCGGATTTGGCGGCGGACAGGGGTGGGATCCGGCGCCGTGA
- a CDS encoding LysE/ArgO family amino acid transporter, giving the protein MNPLPTLTLAFPVFLHGLLLGFGLIVAIGAQNAFVLRQGLRREHVGSVVLFCALADAVLITAGVMGLGQALGQSPLLARALALAGALFLAVYGWRALLRARQVQRLEAAAGAQGLGRGVVLAQAAAITLLNPHVYLDTVLLVGSIGAQQAAPLRPVFVLGASAASLIWFTLLGFGSHKLAPLFARPRAWQVLDAFIALTMFALSAMLVRHAFSTL; this is encoded by the coding sequence ATGAATCCACTCCCTACGCTGACGCTCGCCTTTCCCGTCTTCCTCCACGGCCTGCTGCTCGGCTTCGGCCTGATCGTCGCCATTGGCGCGCAGAACGCTTTCGTGCTGCGCCAGGGCCTGCGCCGTGAGCATGTCGGCAGCGTGGTGCTGTTCTGCGCGCTGGCCGACGCCGTGCTGATTACCGCCGGCGTGATGGGCCTGGGCCAGGCGCTCGGGCAAAGTCCCCTGCTGGCGCGCGCGCTGGCGTTGGCCGGGGCCCTGTTTCTGGCCGTCTACGGCTGGCGCGCCTTGCTGCGGGCACGCCAGGTGCAGCGTCTGGAGGCGGCGGCTGGCGCGCAGGGGCTCGGCCGCGGCGTTGTGCTGGCGCAGGCGGCCGCCATCACCCTGCTCAATCCCCACGTCTACCTCGACACCGTGCTGCTGGTCGGCAGCATCGGCGCACAGCAGGCCGCGCCATTGCGCCCGGTCTTCGTGCTGGGTGCAAGTGCGGCCAGCCTGATCTGGTTCACGCTGCTGGGCTTTGGCTCGCACAAGCTCGCGCCCCTGTTCGCGCGGCCACGTGCGTGGCAGGTTCTGGATGCTTTCATCGCCTTGACCATGTTCGCGTTGTCGGCCATGCTGGTGCGGCACGCTTTTTCAACGCTTTGA
- a CDS encoding MFS transporter, whose translation MRTETIKQPAAPASNSASTSPSSNANAAAGGKIGTYRWTICALLFFATTVNYLDRQVLSLLAPELTREFGWSNTDYANITAAFQFVYAISMLFAGRVVDRLGTKGAFALAIVVWSFGAIMHAVAVPMGEGLAGAMSAIGLAAVPVSVIGFMAARAVLALGESGNFPAAIKATAEYFPKKDRAFATGIFNSGANVGAVLAPISVPVIAATWGWQAAFIIIGAIGFVWLGLWMIFYEKPTSQKRLGAPELAYITCDDAAPAADGKPAGRCLSWWELLGYRQTWAFAFGKFMTDGVWWFFLFWLPKYLAAQYGMASTDIQWPLAILYSMTMIGSIGGGWFPTFFINKGATPYDGRMKAMLMIAVFPLAVLLAQPLGYISFWVPVLMVGIGAAAHQAWSANLFTTVSDMFPKRSVGSVVGIGGLAGGIGGVLITKIGGWLFDYYGAIGQIHTGYSIMFGFCAVAYLIAWGVMKTLVPRYDEIREPQA comes from the coding sequence ATGCGAACCGAGACGATCAAGCAGCCGGCCGCGCCCGCGAGCAATTCCGCCAGCACTTCCCCATCTTCCAACGCGAATGCCGCCGCCGGCGGCAAGATCGGCACCTACCGCTGGACCATCTGCGCACTGCTGTTCTTCGCCACCACCGTCAATTACCTCGACCGCCAGGTGCTGTCGCTGCTGGCGCCCGAGCTCACCCGCGAATTCGGCTGGTCGAACACCGACTACGCCAACATCACCGCCGCCTTCCAGTTCGTCTATGCGATTTCGATGCTGTTCGCCGGGCGCGTCGTCGACCGGCTCGGCACCAAGGGCGCGTTCGCGCTGGCCATCGTCGTGTGGTCTTTTGGCGCCATCATGCACGCGGTGGCCGTGCCGATGGGCGAGGGCCTCGCTGGTGCGATGAGCGCCATCGGCCTGGCCGCCGTGCCGGTGTCGGTCATCGGCTTCATGGCGGCGCGCGCCGTGCTGGCGCTGGGCGAATCGGGCAACTTCCCGGCCGCGATCAAGGCCACCGCCGAATACTTCCCGAAGAAGGACCGCGCTTTTGCCACTGGTATCTTCAACTCGGGCGCGAACGTGGGCGCCGTGCTGGCGCCGATCAGCGTCCCCGTCATTGCCGCCACCTGGGGCTGGCAAGCGGCCTTCATCATCATCGGCGCGATCGGCTTCGTCTGGCTGGGCCTGTGGATGATTTTTTATGAAAAGCCGACTTCGCAGAAGCGCCTCGGCGCCCCGGAACTGGCCTACATCACCTGCGACGACGCGGCCCCCGCCGCGGACGGCAAACCGGCCGGCCGCTGCCTCTCCTGGTGGGAACTGCTCGGCTACCGCCAGACCTGGGCCTTCGCCTTCGGCAAATTCATGACCGACGGCGTCTGGTGGTTCTTCCTGTTCTGGCTACCGAAATACCTGGCCGCGCAATACGGCATGGCCAGCACCGACATCCAGTGGCCGCTCGCCATCCTCTACAGCATGACCATGATCGGCAGTATCGGCGGCGGCTGGTTCCCGACCTTCTTCATCAACAAGGGCGCCACGCCCTACGACGGCCGCATGAAGGCGATGCTGATGATCGCCGTGTTCCCGCTGGCCGTGCTGCTGGCCCAGCCGCTGGGCTATATCAGCTTCTGGGTGCCGGTCCTGATGGTCGGCATCGGCGCCGCTGCCCACCAGGCCTGGTCGGCCAACCTGTTCACCACCGTCTCGGACATGTTCCCGAAACGCTCGGTCGGTTCCGTGGTCGGCATCGGCGGCCTGGCCGGCGGCATCGGCGGCGTATTGATCACGAAGATCGGCGGCTGGCTGTTCGACTATTACGGCGCGATCGGCCAGATCCATACCGGCTACAGCATCATGTTCGGCTTCTGCGCCGTGGCTTACCTGATCGCCTGGGGCGTGATGAAGACGCTGGTACCGCGTTATGACGAAATCCGCGAGCCGCAGGCATGA
- a CDS encoding glycoside hydrolase family 105 protein codes for MNLPTKLLATLVAFAALHGAASAEGPYRNPDNKNARDAGEGTYPVPYKKPVPAEITAALHRIRGYMEAQTPTRVVTKSGAPVTDFRTPVKDAVVEEGPADFGLQVYEMGVVHAGMLKAAEVTGDKRFTDLTARHLNFIAEKLPYFRAQEERFHLERANAFSRFLDPRSLDDAGSMCAAMMRARAARVGPELSQQIAVCGDWVANKQFRLADGTLARQRPQAASLWADDMYMGVPALAELGRMTGKRAYYDDAVKNVLQMSGYMFNPQLGLYTHGWNANNPDAPQFYWGRANGWAVLSMSDLLDVLPKDHPGYPKVLEQLKKSLRGIAQYQSGTGLWHQMLDRNDSYLETSASAIFTYVFAHAVNQGWVSPTTYGSIAIAGWAGLSTRINERGQVEGTCVGTTFASDQVYYYNRPASVDALHGYGPALLAGAEIIKLVNNPAFTIEHRVRTYHFVPKGFDTNYREHH; via the coding sequence ATGAACCTGCCCACCAAGCTGCTTGCCACCCTTGTCGCGTTCGCCGCCCTGCACGGCGCCGCATCCGCCGAAGGCCCCTACCGCAATCCGGACAACAAGAACGCCAGGGACGCGGGCGAAGGCACTTACCCGGTACCCTACAAGAAGCCCGTCCCGGCGGAGATCACTGCCGCCCTGCACCGCATCCGCGGCTACATGGAAGCGCAGACACCCACGCGCGTCGTCACCAAGTCCGGGGCGCCCGTTACCGACTTCAGGACTCCGGTGAAGGATGCCGTCGTCGAGGAAGGCCCGGCCGACTTCGGCCTGCAGGTCTACGAAATGGGCGTGGTCCACGCCGGCATGCTCAAGGCCGCGGAGGTCACCGGCGACAAGCGTTTCACGGACCTGACCGCGCGCCACCTGAACTTCATCGCTGAAAAACTGCCCTACTTCCGCGCCCAGGAAGAACGCTTCCACCTCGAGCGCGCGAATGCCTTCTCGCGTTTCCTCGACCCGCGCTCGCTCGACGACGCCGGCTCGATGTGCGCGGCGATGATGCGTGCCCGCGCCGCCAGGGTCGGCCCGGAGCTGTCGCAACAGATCGCCGTCTGCGGCGACTGGGTCGCCAACAAGCAGTTCCGCCTGGCGGACGGCACGCTGGCGCGCCAGCGCCCGCAGGCGGCCTCGCTGTGGGCGGACGACATGTACATGGGCGTGCCCGCCCTGGCCGAACTCGGGCGCATGACCGGCAAGCGCGCCTACTATGACGACGCGGTGAAGAACGTGCTGCAGATGTCGGGTTACATGTTCAATCCGCAGCTGGGCCTGTACACCCACGGCTGGAACGCCAACAACCCGGACGCGCCGCAATTCTACTGGGGCCGCGCCAACGGCTGGGCGGTGCTGTCGATGTCGGACCTGCTCGACGTCCTGCCGAAGGACCATCCTGGCTACCCGAAAGTGCTCGAGCAGCTGAAGAAAAGCCTGCGCGGCATCGCGCAGTACCAGTCGGGCACGGGCCTCTGGCACCAGATGCTGGACCGGAACGACTCCTACCTCGAGACCTCGGCCAGCGCCATCTTCACCTATGTGTTCGCCCACGCGGTGAACCAGGGCTGGGTCAGCCCCACCACCTACGGATCGATCGCGATTGCCGGCTGGGCGGGCCTGTCGACCCGCATCAACGAGCGTGGCCAGGTCGAGGGCACCTGCGTCGGCACCACCTTCGCCAGCGACCAGGTGTACTACTACAATCGCCCGGCCAGCGTCGACGCCCTGCACGGCTACGGTCCGGCACTGCTGGCAGGCGCGGAAATCATCAAGCTGGTGAACAACCCGGCCTTCACCATCGAGCACCGGGTGCGCACTTATCACTTCGTGCCGAAGGGCTTTGATACCAACTACCGCGAACACCACTGA